A portion of the Nerophis lumbriciformis linkage group LG37, RoL_Nlum_v2.1, whole genome shotgun sequence genome contains these proteins:
- the txlna gene encoding alpha-taxilin — translation MEKQDTEESVASGNEDAPSTVEGPEPPGIAKDSLDGDLKESEMPSQSDEAMSEDMLVQLRCDELSRQLEDILGIYCRQSGSNDAGALANGQLHSPELNGVEKEDGRPGRSKGGSGGEKQHKKMQEKKKVKGLGKEITLLMQTLNTLSTPEEKLAGLCKKYAELLEEHRDSQKQMRALQKKQTQLVQEKDNLRNDHSKAILARSKLESLCRELQRHNRSLKEEGIQRTRLEEEKRKEVTSHFQVTINDIQVQMEQHNERNASLRQENTELSEKLKKLYEQYKLREEHIDKVVKHKELQQQLVDTKLNQAEEMLLESEEHHNKEKDFLLKEAVESQRMCELMKQQEGHLKQQLSLYNDQFEEFQTTLTKSNEVFTTFKQEMEKMTKKIKKLEKETAMYRSRWESSNKALLEMAEEKSVRDRDFEALQGKVQRLEKLRRALKAERNELNKKVQNLSGTSEAPAADSPSPPPTDSPLEGGGDGLEATRSPDTPELNTDVLQPVTSQE, via the exons ATGGAGAAGCAAGACACGGAGGAGTCAGTCGCCTCGGGCAACGAGGATGCCCCCTCTACCGTAGAGGGACCGGAGCCACCCGGGATTGCCAAAGACAGCCTAGATGGTGACCTTAAAGAATCTGAAATGCCTTCTCAAAGTGACGAGGCGATGTCCGAAGACATGTTAGTTCAGCTTCGGTGCGACGAGCTAAGCCGGCAGCTGGAGGACATCCTCGGCATCTACTGCAGACAGAGCGGTTCTAACGATGCCGGCGCCCTCGCCAACGGCCAGTTGCACAGTCCTGAGCTAAACGGGGTGGAGAAAGAGGATGGCAGGCCGGGCAGATCCAAGGGCGGCAGCGGCGGGGAGAAGCAACACAAGAAGATGCAGGAGAAGAAGAAAGTAAAGGGTTTAG GCAAAGAAATCACTCTTCTCATGCAGACTCTCAACACTTTGAGCACGCCAGAGGAGAAGCTAGCAGGCCTCTGTAAGAAGTATGCTGAACTG ctGGAAGAGCACCGCGACAGCCAGAAGCAGATGCGAGCGTTGCAGAAGAAGCAGACCCAGCTGGTGCAGGAGAAGGACAACCTGAGGAACGATCACAGCAAGGCCATCCTGGCTCGCAGCAAGCTGGAGAGTCTCTGCAGGGAGCTGCAAAGACACAATCGCTCACTCAAG GAGGAAGGCATACAGAGGACTCGTCTGGAGGAGGAGAAAAGAAAGGAGGTGACGTCACATTTCCAGGTGACGATCAATGACATCCAGGTGCAGATGGAGCAGCACAACGAGAGGAACGCCAGCTTGCGGCAGGAGAACACGGAGCTGTCGGAGAAGCTGAAGAAGCTGTACGAGCAATACAAGTTACGTGAGGAG CacattgacaaagtggtgaagcACAAGGAACTGCAGCAGCAGCTGGTGGACACCAAACTTAACCAGGCGGAGGAGATGCTCTTAGAGTCGGAGGAACACCACAACAAAGAGAAagatttt CTGCTGAAAGAAGCGGTGGAGTCTCAGCGGATGTGCGAGCTGATGAAGCAGCAGGAAGGTCACCTGAAGCAGCAG CTGTCTCTCTACAACGACCAGTTTGAGGAGTTCCAGACCACCTTGACCAAAAGCAACGAGGTCTTCACCACCTTCAAGCAGGAGATGGAGAAG ATGACCAAGAAGATCAAGAAGCTGGAGAAGGAGACAGCCATGTATCGCTCCAGGTGGGAGAGCAGCAACAAGGCTCTTCTGGAGATGGCTGAGGAG AAATCCGTACGGGATCGTGACTTCGAGGCCCTACAGGGCAAAGTCCAGCGCTTGGAGAAGTTGCGGCGGGCCCTCAAAGCGGAGCGTAACGAACTAAACAAGAAGGTACAGAACCTCAGCGGCACCTCCGAAGCACCCGCCGCCGACTCTCCTTCCCCTCCACCGACAGACTCTCCTCTCGAGGGCGGTGGCGACGGCTTGGAAGCAACCAGAAGCCCTGACACCCCTGAACTGAACACAGATGTGCTGCAGCCCGTCACCTCACAGGAATGA